In Kaistella faecalis, a genomic segment contains:
- a CDS encoding TIGR01777 family oxidoreductase, whose protein sequence is MNILITGGTGLIGKSLVRKLKDRNHNVRLLTRQKTDKSEEFYWNITEKFIDPKAFENLDCIIHLAGANISQKWTEDYKKELFSSRIDTANLLKEYCVKHNVHLKSFISASGINYYGTFTSDKLLKENDGIIQNDFLAKLCEDWEEAADNFSDLADRVVCLRTAMVLAKNGGAFPMLKKTVDFNIGSAVGSGKQWMNWIHIDDLINMYIFAVENSDMNEKFNAVADSAPNNKQFMKSLATISSKFFLPINVPAFIIRTVFGEMSSIILEGTRASNEKIKSLGFDFKFSTPEAAFMDLRK, encoded by the coding sequence ATGAATATTTTAATTACCGGTGGAACCGGACTTATCGGGAAATCTTTGGTTAGAAAACTCAAGGACAGAAATCATAATGTAAGACTCTTGACAAGGCAGAAAACTGATAAATCTGAAGAGTTTTACTGGAATATTACCGAAAAATTCATCGACCCAAAAGCTTTCGAAAATCTTGACTGTATTATTCATCTCGCCGGTGCAAATATCAGCCAGAAATGGACTGAGGATTATAAAAAAGAACTGTTTTCGAGCCGGATTGATACCGCGAATCTTTTGAAAGAATATTGCGTAAAGCATAATGTGCATCTGAAATCATTTATTTCGGCATCTGGAATTAATTACTACGGAACCTTCACCTCAGATAAGCTTCTGAAAGAGAATGACGGAATTATTCAAAACGATTTTCTCGCGAAACTCTGTGAAGACTGGGAAGAGGCGGCCGATAATTTTTCGGATTTGGCTGACAGGGTTGTATGCTTAAGAACCGCGATGGTTCTGGCAAAAAATGGCGGAGCATTTCCCATGCTGAAGAAAACAGTTGATTTCAATATCGGTTCAGCAGTTGGATCGGGGAAACAATGGATGAACTGGATTCACATTGACGACCTCATTAATATGTACATTTTTGCAGTGGAAAACAGTGATATGAATGAAAAATTCAATGCAGTTGCAGATTCCGCTCCAAATAATAAGCAATTCATGAAATCACTTGCCACAATTTCAAGCAAATTTTTTCTGCCGATAAACGTGCCGGCTTTTATTATTAGAACAGTTTTCGGAGAAATGAGTTCTATCATTTTGGAAGGTACGAGAGCCAGTAATGAAAAAATCAAATCTCTGGGATTTGATTTTAAATTTTCAACACCTGAAGCGGCATTTATGGATTTGAGAAAATAG
- a CDS encoding deoxynucleoside kinase, which translates to MHIAVTGNIGAGKTTLTNMLAKHYSWDAQFEDVDHNPYLEDFYADMSKWSFALQIYFLGSRFRQVKEIRESGKNIVQDRTIYEDAHIFAENLYDMNLLSDRDFNNYTSVFNLMKSFVSAPDLLIYLKSDVPNLVKKIYKRGRDYEATISIEYLSKLNQKYEKWISTYNEGKLLIIEVDDLDFVERPEDFGFILERIESQMHGLF; encoded by the coding sequence ATGCACATTGCGGTTACAGGAAACATAGGCGCGGGAAAAACAACGTTAACAAACATGCTTGCCAAACATTACAGTTGGGATGCCCAGTTTGAAGATGTAGATCACAACCCGTATTTAGAGGATTTTTATGCCGATATGAGCAAGTGGAGTTTCGCACTGCAGATTTATTTTCTTGGAAGCCGTTTCCGACAGGTGAAAGAGATCCGCGAAAGTGGTAAAAACATTGTTCAGGACCGTACAATTTATGAAGATGCCCATATTTTCGCAGAAAACCTGTATGACATGAACCTTTTATCAGACAGAGATTTCAATAATTATACTTCGGTTTTTAACCTGATGAAGAGTTTCGTTTCGGCACCGGATTTGCTGATCTACCTGAAATCTGATGTTCCGAATCTCGTAAAGAAAATTTATAAAAGAGGCCGCGATTATGAAGCGACAATTTCTATAGAATATCTTTCGAAACTGAATCAGAAATACGAAAAATGGATTTCAACCTACAACGAGGGTAAACTCCTGATCATCGAAGTTGATGATTTGGATTTTGTGGAAAGACCTGAAGATTTCGGATTTATTTTAGAAAGAATTGAGTCGCAGATGCACGGACTTTTCTAA
- a CDS encoding SusC/RagA family TonB-linked outer membrane protein, translating into MKHSNLKFPCLIAVFYFGMNVNAQEVPRDTVVKEQKIEEVVMIGYGTAKKRDLTGSIAKVDGAEVSDKPASNPVNSLQGQVAGLSIVNSGQPGSQADVRIRGTVTIGATQPVYIVDGVFADNIDFVNPADIESIEVLKDPSSLAIFGNRGANGAIIVTTKRGRSGRTSVTLTSSLGVKSFDNRPNLTNGDQFRTLYNEDLLNQGLQPYDFSLFNANTNWIDEIAQKGGVINQHNVTISNGTDKNRVSFSFGYHDEEGSIKYEKYSRLTFKFNDDLKITDKIRAGFGMTGSYSKLPQGRSFGSALNATPVVTPLNMIAGDYFGYYNSLPQQIGAAQIGNPLAAIEATRFTQLNKDIQFNPNAYLEFDFLRNFTFRSNYFVNYRSNYGRGYSPVFDVYIPETNTIAPYSGQLLTSVNQFENRTLFFQQNQLLTYRNKFGLHDLTALVGFETISQEYSGMNGSVRSSLSNPLGQIPNDPRFWYLNNDFGDVTTRTVGTGQSKKRQVSYLGRVLYNYDGKYMLNASVRSDGSSVLSPGYRFNQFWSVGAAWEITREEFMKDLTILNYLKLKGSYGDLGNQNTSNNYFGYSGFVPGGTGVFNGNLYPAFEKEFEETEDLKWEHLKSYEFGFESQWFNKKLSLEAVHYYKRTEDLLTLVNSTPSIFMNAGKIEAKGYEFTASWRDRISEDLTWYASGNLSTTKTNVLETLNQGDKFYFGPSTYQPGLPIGAFYGYVVDGLYQSYADILGSPSSTIGDVAPGDFKYRDVNGDGKITADDRTMIGDPTPDFTYGFSLGTNYKGFFIDADFYGVYGNEVYRGWGNGNSFAPFNYREERMDRWTGPGTSNWEPRSYTATGYNREISSYMIEDGSFFRIRNVQMGYSFNKNFLEGISLEALKVYINVQNLKTWDHVNGFTPEAGGNATSFGINAGGYPNPRIASFGINATF; encoded by the coding sequence ATGAAACACAGTAATTTAAAATTTCCTTGCCTAATCGCAGTATTTTACTTCGGCATGAATGTAAATGCACAGGAAGTTCCGCGGGATACCGTGGTGAAGGAACAGAAAATTGAAGAGGTGGTGATGATTGGTTATGGTACAGCAAAAAAACGTGATCTCACAGGCTCAATTGCAAAGGTTGACGGCGCAGAAGTTAGTGATAAACCCGCTTCTAACCCAGTGAACTCACTTCAAGGACAGGTAGCGGGACTTTCGATTGTAAATTCGGGACAGCCAGGGTCGCAGGCAGACGTAAGAATCCGAGGAACGGTTACGATTGGTGCCACACAGCCGGTTTATATCGTCGATGGTGTATTTGCTGACAATATCGATTTTGTGAATCCAGCGGACATTGAATCCATTGAAGTGCTTAAAGATCCGTCTTCGCTAGCAATCTTCGGTAACCGTGGCGCAAATGGAGCCATCATCGTGACGACCAAAAGAGGACGTTCAGGACGTACCAGCGTAACGCTTACGTCTTCACTAGGTGTGAAATCTTTCGACAACCGTCCGAACCTAACTAACGGTGATCAGTTTCGTACACTTTATAATGAAGACCTTTTGAATCAGGGATTGCAGCCGTACGATTTCAGTCTTTTTAACGCGAATACAAACTGGATTGATGAAATCGCACAGAAGGGCGGAGTTATTAATCAGCACAACGTTACAATTTCCAACGGCACTGACAAAAACCGTGTTAGTTTTTCATTCGGATACCATGACGAAGAGGGTTCCATTAAATATGAGAAATACTCCAGACTTACATTCAAATTCAATGATGATCTAAAAATAACTGATAAGATTAGAGCTGGATTCGGAATGACCGGATCGTATAGCAAACTTCCACAGGGCAGAAGTTTTGGGTCAGCGTTGAACGCAACTCCTGTAGTAACACCGCTTAACATGATTGCGGGAGATTATTTTGGCTATTACAACTCCTTGCCTCAGCAAATTGGTGCTGCCCAAATTGGGAATCCATTAGCTGCTATTGAAGCTACACGTTTTACGCAACTCAATAAAGATATTCAATTCAATCCAAATGCATATTTGGAATTTGACTTCCTGAGAAATTTTACTTTCAGGTCTAATTATTTTGTGAATTACCGAAGCAATTATGGAAGAGGTTACAGTCCTGTTTTTGATGTTTATATTCCTGAGACCAATACCATCGCGCCTTATTCAGGACAGCTGCTGACGTCGGTAAATCAGTTTGAAAACCGTACGCTGTTTTTCCAGCAAAATCAGTTGCTTACTTATAGAAACAAATTTGGCTTGCACGATCTAACCGCCTTGGTTGGTTTTGAAACAATTTCACAGGAATATTCCGGTATGAATGGCAGCGTTCGAAGCAGTTTATCGAATCCATTAGGGCAGATTCCGAACGATCCGCGTTTCTGGTATTTGAATAACGATTTCGGGGATGTTACCACAAGAACAGTAGGTACTGGACAAAGTAAAAAAAGACAAGTTTCTTACCTCGGACGGGTGCTTTATAATTATGACGGAAAGTATATGCTGAACGCGTCAGTTCGTTCCGATGGCTCGTCAGTACTTTCACCGGGTTACCGCTTTAACCAGTTTTGGTCTGTAGGAGCAGCGTGGGAAATTACTCGTGAAGAGTTTATGAAAGACCTTACCATACTTAATTATTTAAAGCTTAAAGGTTCTTACGGTGATTTAGGAAATCAGAACACATCCAACAATTATTTCGGATATTCAGGATTTGTGCCTGGAGGAACTGGAGTTTTTAACGGAAATCTTTATCCTGCCTTCGAAAAGGAATTTGAAGAAACTGAAGATCTGAAATGGGAACATTTAAAATCGTATGAATTTGGTTTTGAATCTCAATGGTTCAACAAAAAGCTTTCATTGGAAGCCGTTCATTATTACAAACGGACCGAAGATCTGCTCACCCTAGTCAATTCCACTCCAAGTATTTTCATGAATGCAGGTAAGATTGAAGCGAAGGGATATGAATTTACAGCATCTTGGCGCGACCGTATTAGCGAAGATTTGACGTGGTATGCAAGTGGAAATTTATCAACAACTAAAACAAATGTTTTGGAAACGTTAAATCAGGGTGATAAGTTTTACTTCGGACCTTCAACCTACCAACCGGGCTTGCCAATCGGCGCTTTCTATGGTTATGTCGTAGATGGCCTTTACCAATCGTATGCTGATATTTTAGGAAGTCCATCCTCAACTATTGGCGATGTAGCTCCTGGAGATTTTAAATATCGTGATGTAAATGGTGATGGCAAGATTACAGCTGATGACCGGACGATGATCGGTGATCCTACGCCTGACTTTACCTACGGATTTTCGCTTGGGACCAATTACAAAGGTTTCTTTATTGATGCTGATTTTTACGGAGTTTATGGTAATGAAGTTTATAGAGGCTGGGGAAATGGGAACTCATTTGCACCTTTCAATTATCGTGAAGAACGTATGGACCGTTGGACGGGACCGGGAACATCAAACTGGGAGCCACGCAGTTACACAGCAACAGGGTACAACCGTGAGATTTCCAGCTACATGATTGAGGACGGAAGTTTCTTCAGAATCCGTAATGTTCAGATGGGTTATAGTTTCAATAAAAACTTCCTGGAAGGAATCAGTTTAGAAGCGCTTAAAGTATACATCAATGTTCAGAACCTTAAAACATGGGATCATGTGAACGGATTCACCCCTGAAGCCGGCGGTAACGCTACTTCGTTTGGGATAAATGCTGGAGGTTATCCTAACCCACGAATTGCTTCTTTTGGTATAAATGCAACTTTCTAA
- a CDS encoding DUF493 domain-containing protein: MINIVDNQENLNPEEFYASLKEKLEATHDFPEDYLFKFIITNEESKHTEIYRVFDNIKFTLTTKESKNGKYTSLNMNAFVMDADQVINIYKEVGKIPGVMML; encoded by the coding sequence ATGATTAATATAGTCGATAATCAGGAAAACTTAAATCCTGAAGAATTTTACGCTTCACTAAAAGAAAAACTCGAGGCCACCCACGATTTCCCGGAAGACTATCTTTTTAAGTTTATTATCACGAATGAGGAATCCAAGCATACCGAAATTTACAGGGTTTTCGATAATATTAAATTTACATTGACCACAAAAGAAAGTAAGAACGGGAAGTACACGTCTTTAAATATGAATGCCTTCGTGATGGATGCGGATCAGGTAATTAATATTTATAAAGAAGTAGGAAAAATACCGGGCGTTATGATGCTTTAA
- a CDS encoding RagB/SusD family nutrient uptake outer membrane protein, which produces MKIISVKNLLMFSALSVASFSFQSCGEDWLDLRPEGRPTSGEVPVGGFEASAFGLYAGLRTQSGMSDFSYLWTHSIRADDNEKGSTAADASADGNVFNNFGYVATNGHIKNAWNGPYKIIYDANELIINAQASNSTVPGTLVNIAEAKAIRAYCFFQLRRDFGEVPVNLKAIDVPADEIAPKNTVAEVDAQIISDLTAALVDLPVEWPAAYRGRVTKGVANAILAKLYLIQKNWPKALEHSMAVINSGVYSLNPSYDAEFTKAGNNSSESIFEVQKTYDFPTKYTNNYYESQGVRGSGTWDLGWGFNVPSEGLVAAYEAGDKRKKTTILFSGGPDIYDTPNLVVPDSPPLAQKYWNGKAYTLPAERTQYAENKNHWEDIKLIRYADVLLMAAEAANELGQIGTATTYVNMIRTRAGLPATTALNQGTLRDAVKHERRIEFAMESERFYDLVRWGDAITVLAPFGYTSRNMYFPIPQEAIDKAQGVLVQNPNY; this is translated from the coding sequence ATGAAAATAATATCAGTTAAAAACCTGCTCATGTTTAGTGCGCTGTCAGTCGCAAGTTTTTCTTTTCAGAGCTGCGGCGAAGACTGGCTGGATTTGCGTCCGGAAGGACGTCCAACTAGCGGTGAAGTGCCGGTTGGGGGATTCGAAGCTAGTGCTTTCGGGCTATATGCGGGTCTTCGAACCCAAAGCGGGATGAGTGATTTCTCCTATTTATGGACCCACAGCATTCGCGCGGACGATAACGAAAAAGGAAGTACCGCTGCAGATGCTTCAGCAGATGGAAATGTCTTTAATAACTTTGGCTATGTTGCCACAAACGGGCATATCAAAAACGCGTGGAATGGTCCTTACAAAATTATTTATGACGCAAATGAGTTGATAATTAATGCCCAGGCGAGTAACAGTACGGTGCCAGGTACTCTGGTTAATATTGCTGAAGCTAAAGCGATTCGGGCCTACTGCTTTTTCCAGCTACGCCGGGATTTCGGTGAGGTACCGGTTAACCTCAAAGCAATCGATGTTCCAGCTGACGAAATTGCTCCGAAAAATACGGTTGCAGAGGTAGATGCGCAGATTATCAGCGATCTTACAGCGGCGCTTGTTGATCTTCCTGTTGAATGGCCGGCTGCCTACCGTGGCCGTGTAACTAAAGGTGTTGCGAATGCAATTCTTGCAAAGCTGTACTTAATCCAGAAAAATTGGCCAAAGGCGCTGGAGCATTCAATGGCAGTTATCAATTCTGGAGTATATTCTTTAAATCCGTCTTACGACGCCGAGTTTACAAAAGCGGGAAACAATTCTTCAGAGTCGATCTTCGAAGTTCAGAAAACATACGATTTTCCCACTAAATACACGAACAACTATTATGAAAGTCAGGGTGTGCGTGGTTCTGGTACCTGGGATCTTGGCTGGGGATTCAACGTTCCTTCCGAAGGTTTGGTAGCAGCATATGAAGCAGGCGACAAGCGTAAGAAAACAACAATTTTGTTCTCTGGGGGCCCTGATATCTACGATACACCTAATCTTGTCGTACCTGATTCACCACCATTGGCACAAAAATATTGGAATGGCAAAGCCTACACTTTACCCGCTGAAAGAACGCAGTATGCTGAAAACAAAAATCACTGGGAAGACATTAAGCTCATTCGTTATGCAGATGTTTTGTTGATGGCTGCGGAGGCTGCAAATGAACTTGGCCAAATCGGCACAGCGACTACCTATGTAAACATGATTAGAACAAGAGCAGGTTTGCCTGCTACTACCGCACTTAATCAGGGGACATTGCGTGATGCTGTTAAACATGAAAGACGCATAGAATTTGCTATGGAATCAGAAAGGTTTTACGATTTGGTTCGTTGGGGTGATGCAATTACCGTTCTTGCGCCGTTTGGTTATACATCAAGAAATATGTATTTCCCTATCCCGCAGGAAGCGATAGACAAAGCACAGGGAGTGCTTGTTCAGAATCCTAATTATTAA
- a CDS encoding glutaminyl-peptide cyclotransferase, protein MKIRTLIAVFAFTILVSCNKDKEILNTLNDYNISMESKGYHFGDALTLPKDVTENAESISISFGDKETSKLLVDPEFFTLGDNAVTFNIKKKNGEIITQDATINVFAKTPEAKLNYEIVKEYPHDPKNFVQGFQLEENTVYESDGQQGSSQILKYTLGSTTPIVFTKQPKEYFSEGLTIVGDKVYQLTWLTKKGFIYIKSDLSLISEFAYPNVIGEGWGLTYDNRNLILSDGTKNIYFLDVKDPSKIVRYISVAGNTEAYDQLNELEYYKGHIYANVWQKPVILKINPANGEVVGKFDFTEIAKKHTTNSDDVLNGIAFKGDNMLITGKNWDKIYEVAIK, encoded by the coding sequence ATGAAAATCAGAACCCTAATCGCAGTTTTTGCATTTACTATATTGGTTTCCTGTAATAAAGACAAAGAAATCCTCAATACTTTAAACGACTACAATATTTCCATGGAAAGTAAAGGTTACCATTTTGGTGATGCTTTAACATTGCCGAAAGATGTGACAGAAAATGCAGAAAGCATCTCGATAAGTTTTGGAGATAAGGAGACTTCGAAACTGCTTGTGGATCCTGAATTTTTCACTTTAGGAGATAACGCGGTAACTTTCAACATCAAAAAGAAGAATGGCGAAATCATTACCCAGGACGCCACGATTAATGTTTTTGCTAAAACTCCCGAAGCTAAACTGAACTATGAAATTGTAAAAGAATATCCGCACGATCCGAAAAATTTTGTGCAGGGATTTCAACTCGAAGAAAACACGGTATATGAATCTGATGGACAACAAGGATCATCACAAATTTTGAAATATACTTTAGGAAGTACAACTCCTATTGTTTTCACAAAGCAACCCAAAGAATATTTTTCTGAAGGATTAACCATTGTAGGGGATAAAGTTTATCAATTAACATGGTTAACCAAAAAAGGTTTTATCTATATCAAAAGTGATCTGAGTTTGATCAGCGAATTTGCTTATCCAAATGTAATCGGCGAAGGCTGGGGATTAACTTACGATAACAGAAATTTAATTTTATCTGACGGAACCAAGAATATTTATTTCCTTGACGTTAAAGATCCTTCAAAAATTGTACGTTATATTTCGGTCGCCGGAAATACCGAAGCTTACGATCAGCTGAATGAACTGGAATATTATAAAGGTCATATTTACGCCAATGTATGGCAAAAACCGGTTATCCTGAAAATTAATCCGGCAAACGGTGAGGTGGTAGGAAAGTTTGATTTTACAGAAATTGCTAAAAAACACACTACCAATTCTGATGATGTTTTAAACGGGATTGCTTTTAAAGGCGATAACATGTTGATCACCGGAAAGAATTGGGATAAAATTTATGAAGTTGCCATAAAATAA
- a CDS encoding M1 family metallopeptidase has protein sequence MNKSFLLLMLASTALSAQNFSKQDTLKGSNTVYRNFWDVKKYEIAVEPNIQNKSVTGSNKITFEIVKDITNPVFQIDLQQPMQYKIIDSDVKLCTSRRDGDFIFIETKKDYKKGDIHSFTIQYSGNPVIAQNAPWDGGWVFKQDDNGNPFVSVAQEGIGTSVWLPVKDIWSDEPDNGIVMKIITPKDLVGVGNGRLISQTSEKNKNTFTWEVKNPINAYSIVPSIGKYVNFKDYYEGEKGKLDLDYWVLDYNLQKAKKQFEQVKPMMKAFEYWFGPYPFYEDSYKIVETPYLGMEHQSNVAYGNKYKNGYLGRDLSGTGVGLNWDFIIIHETGHEWFANNITAKDQADMWVHEGFTSYSETLFTENYMDKNSGEKYVQGIRHNIKNDIPIIGQYGVRNEGSGDMYYKGANMLHTIRQVINDDEKFRQILRGLNKDFYHQTVTTQQVEDYISSKSGIDFSLVFNQYLRTAKIPVLEYSQNGNTLKFRYSNVIDKFSMPLRLKNQQLLNPTSEWQTVKLKAANPVEFDANYYVNYTKLK, from the coding sequence ATGAATAAATCATTTTTATTGCTCATGCTGGCTTCCACAGCGCTTTCTGCTCAAAACTTCAGTAAACAGGACACTTTAAAAGGTTCTAATACCGTTTACAGAAATTTTTGGGATGTTAAGAAATATGAAATTGCTGTTGAACCCAATATTCAGAACAAATCCGTTACTGGAAGCAATAAGATAACGTTCGAAATCGTAAAAGATATCACTAATCCTGTTTTCCAGATCGATTTACAGCAACCAATGCAATACAAAATCATTGATTCTGACGTAAAACTTTGCACCTCAAGACGCGATGGTGATTTCATTTTTATTGAAACTAAAAAAGACTACAAAAAAGGCGACATCCATTCTTTCACGATTCAGTATTCCGGAAACCCGGTTATTGCGCAAAACGCTCCGTGGGATGGCGGCTGGGTTTTCAAACAGGATGACAACGGAAATCCGTTCGTAAGTGTTGCACAGGAAGGAATTGGAACTTCTGTATGGCTACCTGTAAAAGACATCTGGAGCGACGAACCCGATAACGGGATCGTGATGAAAATTATTACGCCGAAAGATCTTGTCGGTGTCGGGAACGGAAGACTGATTTCGCAGACGTCAGAAAAAAACAAAAATACGTTTACCTGGGAAGTTAAAAATCCTATCAACGCCTACTCTATTGTTCCAAGCATCGGAAAATATGTGAATTTCAAAGATTATTACGAAGGTGAAAAAGGTAAGTTGGATTTGGATTACTGGGTGCTTGACTATAATCTGCAAAAAGCTAAAAAACAGTTTGAACAGGTAAAACCTATGATGAAAGCGTTTGAATATTGGTTCGGTCCCTATCCCTTCTACGAGGATTCTTACAAGATTGTAGAAACTCCGTACCTTGGCATGGAACACCAAAGCAATGTAGCTTACGGAAACAAATACAAAAACGGCTATTTGGGCAGAGATCTGTCCGGAACCGGAGTTGGTTTGAACTGGGATTTTATCATTATTCATGAAACCGGCCATGAGTGGTTTGCGAATAATATCACTGCGAAAGATCAGGCTGACATGTGGGTTCACGAAGGTTTTACCAGCTATTCTGAAACACTTTTCACTGAGAACTACATGGATAAAAATTCAGGGGAAAAATATGTTCAGGGAATCCGCCACAATATTAAAAACGACATCCCAATCATCGGTCAGTACGGAGTTAGAAACGAAGGCAGCGGCGATATGTATTACAAAGGCGCAAATATGCTCCACACGATTCGCCAGGTTATTAATGATGACGAAAAATTCCGCCAGATCTTAAGGGGTCTGAACAAAGATTTTTATCACCAGACAGTTACCACACAACAGGTTGAAGATTACATCTCTTCGAAGTCGGGAATTGATTTCTCACTGGTTTTCAATCAATATTTAAGGACAGCTAAAATTCCGGTTTTAGAATATTCTCAAAACGGAAACACACTGAAATTCCGCTACAGCAATGTGATCGATAAATTTTCAATGCCATTGAGGTTGAAAAACCAGCAGCTTTTAAATCCCACTTCAGAATGGCAAACGGTAAAATTGAAGGCTGCCAATCCGGTTGAATTTGATGCAAATTATTATGTGAATTACACGAAGTTAAAATAA
- a CDS encoding ArsC/Spx/MgsR family protein, translating to MIKVLHNNTCSKSRAILEHLDENNVPFEIIDFMETPLTEMELTTLLKKLNTDVQGLIRKNDRLYQEKFAGKEYSDEEWIKILTENPSLIQRPILIKGPVAMVGRPIENVRFFIEK from the coding sequence ATGATCAAAGTACTTCATAATAATACATGTTCTAAATCCAGAGCGATTCTGGAACATTTAGACGAGAATAACGTTCCCTTCGAAATCATCGATTTCATGGAAACACCGCTGACAGAAATGGAGCTTACAACGCTTCTCAAAAAACTGAATACAGACGTTCAGGGACTGATCAGAAAAAATGACAGACTCTACCAGGAAAAATTCGCCGGAAAAGAATATTCTGACGAAGAATGGATTAAAATTCTCACTGAAAACCCTTCTTTAATCCAAAGACCAATCCTGATAAAAGGCCCGGTAGCAATGGTCGGAAGACCAATTGAAAATGTGAGGTTTTTTATTGAAAAATAA
- a CDS encoding DUF4197 family protein, whose amino-acid sequence MKRNTILVATMAVATLGTTTQSCLALATSSVGLAVLKQILLGGITKGLNIFSDKDSFMANQLIDAALPQQLRDLNNTLQKLGLNSLVEKEKQYIAQAAAFTVETSRPILVNAVNSLTAEDAARIVQGGSGAATQILKERTSEQLMAAIAPKVDAKLNEFGLVSSLNSALQGSNILGSILGTQSSTNSLTGGLSRFASQQMVNGLFNIIQSHEQQNASTIMNSLNGTK is encoded by the coding sequence ATGAAAAGAAATACTATTCTAGTTGCAACAATGGCCGTTGCAACTTTAGGAACTACAACACAATCATGTCTTGCCCTGGCAACATCGAGCGTAGGATTGGCTGTCCTTAAACAAATTCTTCTAGGCGGCATTACAAAAGGTCTGAATATCTTCAGCGATAAAGACAGTTTCATGGCCAACCAACTTATAGATGCTGCACTGCCTCAACAGTTGAGAGACCTTAACAATACTTTACAGAAACTTGGGCTGAACAGTCTCGTCGAGAAAGAAAAACAATATATAGCCCAGGCAGCAGCCTTTACCGTAGAAACATCGCGCCCCATTTTGGTAAACGCCGTGAACAGCCTTACCGCAGAGGACGCAGCCAGAATAGTTCAGGGAGGAAGTGGTGCTGCTACCCAAATCCTGAAAGAAAGAACGTCGGAACAGCTTATGGCTGCGATTGCTCCTAAAGTAGACGCCAAATTGAATGAATTCGGATTAGTGAGCTCCCTGAATTCTGCCCTGCAAGGCTCTAATATTTTAGGATCAATTCTGGGAACTCAAAGCTCTACAAATTCTTTGACAGGCGGTCTCAGCAGATTCGCATCCCAACAAATGGTAAACGGACTGTTCAACATTATCCAAAGCCACGAGCAGCAAAATGCCTCTACGATCATGAACTCGCTGAATGGCACTAAATAA